The following are encoded together in the Malaya genurostris strain Urasoe2022 chromosome 3, Malgen_1.1, whole genome shotgun sequence genome:
- the LOC131437943 gene encoding SAP30-binding protein has product MSGKNSALASLTATYTDSENEDDQESGNESLHSDGSSSSHGRVRSRQQTPLREQSERSDTPSEGATNATKSNAPPSAELSRSNESTMSRQKALRLVSYFDDTVVSDDENASPNRERDQTMDISDEDTPATDSKSPKKIDRSKLYGFSLPPESKGKCSVELQEKIATLYEKMRNSNMDTNKIIQERKEFRNPSIYEKLIQFCDINELGTNYSPDIFDPSQWGKDSYYEELAKAQKIEMEKVEKARKENAKTEIQTGVKKMDTDDSKKRKSKWDQPGVFGVAPGTVTTAGVLKAAAIITQTLTTTATGTKGTVISAFGSLPKKPKV; this is encoded by the exons ATGAGTGGAAAAAATTCCGCTCTCGCCTCGCTAACGGCCACATACACCGATTCCGAGAATGAAGACGATCAAGAATCCGGAAACGAATCACTGCATTCGGATGGAAGTTCTTCATCTCAT GGTCGCGTTCGTTCACGTCAACAAACGCCGTTACGTGAACAGTCGGAAAGATCAGACACACCGTCTGAAGGAGCTACAAATGCGACTAAATCAAATGCCCCGCCATCGGCAGAACTATCCAGATCTAATGAATCGACAATGTCTCGCCAGAAAGCCCTTCGATTAGTTAGTTACTTCGATGACACGGTGGTTTCAGACGATGAAAATGCATCACCAAATCGGGAACGCGATCAGACTATGGATATATCGGATGAGGATACTCCAGCAACTGATTCAAAATCACCTAAAAAAATAGATCGCTCAAAGTTATATGGATTTTCACTACCGCCAGAATCAAAGGGTAAATGTTCGGTAGAACTGCAGGAAAAGATTGCTACTCTGTACGAGAAAATGCGAAACTCAAATATGGATACTAATAAAATCATTCAAGAACGAAAGGAATTCCGTAATCCAAGTATTTACGAGAAGCTGATACAGTTCTGCGATATAAATGAACTAGGCACcaattattcaccagatattttTGATCCTTCTCAGTGGGGTAAAGATTCGTATTACGAGGAGCTTGCAAAAGCACAGAAAATCGAAATGGAAAAGGTCGAAAAAGCTAGAAAGGAAAACGCTAAAACCGAAATTCAAACTGGAGTGAAAAAAATGGATACGGACGATTCTAAAAAACGAAAATCGAAATGGGATCAGCCTGGGGTTTTTGGAGTCGCTCCCGGTACAGTGACCACGGCTGGCGTGTTAAAAGCTGCTGCCATCATTACGCAAACTTTGACGACGACGGCCACTGGTACGAAAGGGACTGTAATATCGGCATTCGGTTCTCTGCCAAAGAAACCTAAAGTGTAG